The following proteins are co-located in the Rippkaea orientalis PCC 8801 genome:
- a CDS encoding glycosyltransferase family 4 protein — MRIGYVVKRYPRYSETFVVNEILAHENAGLTINIFALRPPCDTHFQNCISQVRAPVTYIRKPVEGRMSESLNSTSPTAASYFWAELQELGQVIPDFWQKLAIAQGERASTVYQAAWLAREVRLRGISHLHAHFASVATSVTRLAAHFAGVPYSFTAHAKDIFHESVDFDDMTRKLRDASRVVTVSDYNKQYLQQTYGKVAQNVERIYNGLNLSELNYQSPENRPSRIISVGRLVEKKGLSVLINACALLKQWGCHFQCQIVGNGNLETALNQQIEALKLQSFVKIMGPRPQNEVFELIQESAVFAAPYLIGKDGNRDGLPTVLLEAMALGTPCVATDVTGIPEMIRHQQTGLIVPQNNAEDLAIALRTLLTDKTLRVQLSSNARKLMESEFNITHNSAALREVFISSNHQLLAVNS, encoded by the coding sequence ATGCGTATTGGCTATGTCGTAAAACGCTATCCCCGTTATTCAGAAACCTTTGTGGTTAATGAAATTTTAGCCCACGAAAATGCGGGTTTAACTATCAACATTTTTGCCCTACGTCCTCCTTGTGATACCCATTTTCAAAATTGTATCTCACAAGTTCGTGCCCCTGTTACCTATATCCGTAAACCTGTTGAAGGACGGATGAGTGAGTCCCTTAATAGTACTTCTCCGACGGCTGCTAGTTATTTTTGGGCAGAATTACAAGAATTAGGACAGGTAATTCCTGATTTTTGGCAAAAACTAGCAATTGCCCAAGGAGAACGCGCCAGTACTGTCTATCAAGCTGCTTGGTTAGCCAGAGAAGTCCGGTTACGGGGAATTAGCCATCTACACGCCCATTTTGCCTCAGTTGCTACCAGTGTCACCCGTTTAGCGGCACATTTTGCGGGGGTTCCCTACAGTTTTACTGCCCATGCTAAGGATATTTTCCATGAAAGTGTTGATTTTGACGATATGACGCGAAAATTGCGAGATGCGTCTAGAGTGGTGACAGTGAGTGACTATAATAAACAATATCTACAACAAACCTATGGAAAAGTCGCCCAAAATGTTGAAAGAATTTATAATGGTTTAAATTTATCTGAACTCAATTATCAATCTCCTGAAAATCGTCCTTCTCGCATCATTTCTGTGGGGCGTTTAGTCGAGAAAAAAGGGCTTTCAGTTTTAATCAATGCCTGTGCCTTATTAAAACAATGGGGCTGTCACTTTCAGTGTCAAATTGTTGGAAATGGCAACTTAGAAACTGCATTAAATCAACAAATTGAAGCCTTAAAATTGCAATCTTTTGTAAAGATAATGGGACCTCGACCTCAAAATGAAGTTTTTGAGTTAATCCAAGAAAGTGCCGTATTTGCTGCCCCTTACTTAATTGGAAAAGATGGCAATAGAGATGGTTTACCCACCGTATTATTAGAAGCAATGGCGTTAGGAACCCCTTGTGTAGCAACAGATGTTACGGGTATTCCTGAAATGATTAGACATCAACAAACAGGGTTAATAGTTCCTCAAAATAATGCTGAAGACTTGGCTATTGCGTTGCGAACCTTATTAACTGATAAGACTCTCAGAGTTCAATTATCAAGTAATGCAAGGAAGTTGATGGAATCTGAGTTTAATATAACTCATAATTCTGCTGCCTTACGAGAGGTATTTATCTCTTCAAATCATCAACTATTAGCCGTCAATTCCTAA
- the rimO gene encoding 30S ribosomal protein S12 methylthiotransferase RimO → MGNKPTIAISHLGCEKNRIDSEHMLGLLAEAGYQIDGNEELADYVIVNTCSFIQEARQESVRTLVELAEANKKIIISGCMAQHFQEELLEELPEAVAIVGTGDYQTIVDVVQRVENGERVKAISTTPTFIADESIPRYRTTTEGVAYLRVAEGCDYRCAFCIIPHLRGNQRSRSIESIVTEAQQLADQGVQELILISQITTNYGLDLYGEPKLAELLRELGKVDIPWVRIHYAYPTGLTSPIIAAIRETPNVLPYLDLPLQHSHPQILKTMNRPWQGQVNDSIIERIKEAIPEAVLRTTFIVGFPGETEEHFDHLVNFVQRHEFDHVGVFTFSAEEETPAYQMSPQVPPDIAQERRNLLMEVQQPISIKKNQNCIGQTVPVLIEQENPQTGQLIGRSPRFAPEVDGLVYVQGEAPLNTIVPVQITHADVYDLYGKTNLKNDTAFGETLN, encoded by the coding sequence ATGGGCAATAAGCCAACCATTGCAATTTCTCATCTCGGTTGTGAGAAGAATCGTATCGACTCTGAACATATGCTAGGCTTGTTAGCAGAGGCTGGCTATCAAATCGACGGTAACGAAGAATTAGCCGATTATGTAATCGTCAACACCTGTAGTTTTATTCAAGAAGCACGCCAAGAATCCGTCCGTACCTTAGTTGAGTTGGCCGAAGCCAACAAGAAAATCATCATTTCTGGCTGCATGGCTCAACATTTCCAAGAGGAATTACTCGAAGAATTGCCCGAAGCCGTTGCTATTGTAGGTACAGGAGACTATCAAACCATCGTTGATGTTGTTCAACGGGTGGAAAACGGAGAACGGGTTAAAGCGATTTCAACCACACCGACCTTTATCGCCGATGAAAGCATTCCGCGTTACCGTACTACCACCGAAGGAGTTGCCTACCTGCGGGTGGCTGAAGGGTGTGATTATCGCTGTGCCTTTTGTATTATTCCCCATTTAAGGGGCAATCAGCGATCGCGTTCTATCGAATCCATTGTTACGGAAGCCCAACAACTAGCGGATCAGGGAGTACAAGAATTAATTCTAATTTCCCAAATTACCACTAATTACGGCTTAGATCTCTATGGAGAACCAAAACTCGCCGAATTACTACGGGAATTGGGAAAAGTTGACATCCCTTGGGTTCGCATTCACTATGCCTATCCGACGGGACTAACGTCTCCCATCATTGCTGCCATTCGGGAGACTCCTAACGTTTTACCCTACCTCGACTTACCCTTGCAACATTCCCATCCCCAGATTCTCAAAACCATGAATCGTCCTTGGCAGGGACAGGTGAACGATAGCATCATTGAACGCATCAAAGAAGCCATTCCCGAAGCCGTTTTGAGAACCACCTTTATTGTCGGGTTTCCAGGAGAAACCGAGGAACATTTTGACCATTTAGTCAATTTTGTCCAGCGACACGAATTTGATCATGTGGGAGTCTTTACCTTTTCTGCCGAAGAAGAAACCCCGGCCTACCAGATGTCCCCTCAAGTCCCTCCGGACATTGCCCAAGAACGGCGCAATCTTTTAATGGAAGTACAACAGCCAATTTCTATCAAAAAAAATCAAAATTGTATCGGGCAAACTGTACCAGTGTTAATCGAACAAGAAAACCCCCAAACCGGCCAACTGATTGGTCGTTCCCCACGGTTTGCGCCCGAAGTTGACGGTCTTGTTTACGTTCAAGGAGAAGCCCCATTAAATACCATTGTTCCTGTGCAAATTACCCATGCTGATGTTTATGATCTTTATGGAAAAACGAACCTCAAAAATGATACAGCCTTCGGTGAAACCTTGAATTAA
- a CDS encoding ABC transporter ATP-binding protein: MSSKKTLQTTIPSLGRLVTRFFPYLQQQKSWLGLAMLAITADVVLRILEPWPLKLIFDYVLLKNEPPLPFFAPLSPLTLLTLCILGIVAMTGLRAFSAYWSTVSLAIASSRVMIQVRDQLYRHLQQLSLTYHHQSRSGDLIVRISSDTSRLQEILITATLPLIVSLMTLLGTVGVMFWVDRDLTLLSLLTFPLFILASQRLSQRIRLASVKQRQEEGFVAATASEALGAIKLIQALSLENAFAEVFSQQNQRSLQQSVHTQQLSASLERVVDGIIALGMAMVLWYGSWLVLRDALTPGDVIVFLTYLKNSFKPIQNFAKYTGRLAKAAASGERILNILDETPQIQDLPQAIVAPTLTRTLQFKQVSFGYSASQNILKEINFTVKSGQFVAIVGQSGSGKSTLMSLLLRLYDPMSGSILMDGQDIRHYTLNSWRSQISVVLQESLLFAATIKENIAYGMVSVTDEEIIAAAKLANAHDFIEKLPQKYDTVIGERGATLSGGQRQRIAIARAAIRQTPILILDEPTTGLDQENAQVVIEALQRLAHQRTTFLITHDLTLATQADVILYLENGKILEQGTHWELLQQKGRYAQLYSIQCQKESEVIYLPSGEETANREQLIGNGFRHF; the protein is encoded by the coding sequence ATGTCATCAAAAAAAACCTTACAAACCACCATTCCCAGTCTAGGAAGACTTGTTACCCGTTTTTTTCCCTATTTACAACAACAAAAGTCCTGGTTAGGGTTAGCCATGCTTGCCATTACCGCAGATGTGGTCTTACGCATCCTTGAACCCTGGCCGTTGAAATTGATTTTTGATTATGTCCTGCTGAAAAATGAGCCCCCATTGCCCTTTTTTGCGCCCCTATCTCCCTTAACCTTATTAACCCTGTGTATCCTAGGAATAGTAGCCATGACGGGTTTAAGGGCATTTTCCGCTTATTGGAGTACCGTTTCCTTAGCGATCGCCAGTAGTCGGGTCATGATTCAAGTCAGGGATCAACTCTACCGTCACTTACAACAACTTTCCTTAACCTATCATCATCAGTCCAGAAGTGGGGATCTCATCGTCAGAATTAGCAGTGATACCAGTCGTCTCCAAGAAATTCTAATTACTGCAACCCTTCCCCTCATCGTCAGTTTAATGACATTATTAGGGACAGTAGGGGTCATGTTTTGGGTAGATCGAGATTTAACCCTTCTGTCTTTGCTAACCTTTCCCCTGTTCATCCTTGCCTCTCAACGCTTGAGTCAACGTATTCGTCTTGCATCGGTCAAACAACGTCAAGAAGAGGGGTTTGTCGCGGCCACTGCCTCAGAAGCATTAGGCGCAATTAAGCTAATTCAAGCCCTATCCTTAGAAAATGCTTTTGCTGAGGTCTTTTCACAGCAAAATCAACGGAGTTTACAGCAAAGCGTCCATACTCAACAGTTATCAGCCTCGTTAGAACGAGTCGTTGATGGTATTATTGCCTTGGGAATGGCTATGGTTCTCTGGTATGGGTCTTGGTTAGTCTTACGAGATGCCTTGACACCAGGGGATGTTATTGTATTTTTAACCTACCTTAAAAATAGCTTTAAACCGATTCAAAATTTTGCCAAATATACAGGACGCTTAGCGAAAGCGGCTGCATCAGGGGAACGCATTTTAAACATTTTAGATGAAACCCCACAAATTCAAGATTTACCCCAGGCTATTGTTGCCCCGACACTGACAAGAACCCTCCAATTTAAACAAGTGAGTTTTGGCTATTCTGCTTCCCAAAATATTCTAAAAGAGATTAATTTCACCGTTAAATCCGGTCAATTTGTTGCCATTGTTGGACAGTCGGGGAGTGGAAAATCAACCCTCATGAGTTTATTATTACGACTGTATGATCCGATGTCTGGCAGTATTTTAATGGATGGTCAAGATATTCGTCACTATACCTTAAATTCTTGGCGTTCTCAAATTAGTGTTGTTTTGCAAGAAAGCCTTTTATTTGCAGCAACTATTAAGGAAAATATTGCCTATGGTATGGTTAGTGTAACCGACGAAGAAATTATCGCTGCCGCGAAGTTAGCCAATGCCCATGATTTTATCGAAAAATTACCCCAAAAGTATGATACTGTCATTGGCGAAAGAGGAGCAACCTTATCAGGGGGACAACGACAAAGAATTGCTATTGCTAGGGCAGCCATTCGACAAACCCCTATTTTAATTTTAGATGAACCAACAACAGGATTAGATCAAGAAAATGCACAAGTTGTCATCGAAGCATTACAAAGATTAGCCCATCAAAGAACCACCTTTTTAATTACCCATGATCTGACGTTAGCAACCCAAGCAGATGTTATTTTATACCTAGAAAATGGGAAAATTTTAGAACAAGGAACCCATTGGGAATTACTCCAACAAAAAGGACGTTATGCTCAATTGTATAGTATTCAATGTCAAAAAGAGTCGGAGGTAATTTATCTCCCTTCAGGAGAGGAGACTGCGAACAGAGAACAGCTAATAGGCAATGGTTTTAGGCACTTTTAA
- a CDS encoding Crp/Fnr family transcriptional regulator has translation MAYYLTMSIENTLSINQLLGSLPPADYERIKSHVEDVTLDVGQILYPENEPIQEIYFPEQGLVTLISSVDGDSMMEIGLVGHEGVVGYPVFLGGQSSPHRAVVQIAGSAKKLPTQVIKEELQRGGEISRRLLAYTQALLTQVSQTAICNRHHNIDQRLARWLLSVQDCLNQDKFYLTHETISNMLGIRRAGVTVAAGFLQNSGLIRYRRGWITITNREGLKAASCECYGIVRQEYHRLLDFKDSTV, from the coding sequence ATGGCTTATTACCTTACTATGTCAATAGAAAATACATTGTCGATTAACCAGTTATTAGGCTCCCTACCTCCTGCGGACTACGAAAGGATTAAATCCCATGTAGAAGACGTGACTCTGGATGTGGGACAGATTCTGTATCCTGAAAATGAACCAATACAAGAGATCTATTTTCCTGAACAGGGGTTAGTTACTCTCATTTCCTCTGTAGACGGTGATTCCATGATGGAAATTGGGTTGGTTGGTCATGAAGGGGTAGTCGGTTATCCTGTCTTTTTGGGGGGTCAGAGTAGTCCTCATCGTGCGGTTGTTCAGATTGCAGGTAGTGCCAAGAAACTCCCAACTCAAGTCATTAAGGAGGAATTGCAACGAGGGGGAGAAATCTCTCGGCGATTACTTGCCTATACCCAAGCCTTATTAACCCAGGTTTCCCAGACAGCAATCTGTAATCGTCATCACAATATCGATCAACGATTAGCTCGGTGGTTGCTGTCAGTTCAAGATTGTCTGAACCAAGATAAATTTTACCTAACTCACGAAACGATTTCCAATATGCTAGGCATTCGTCGCGCAGGAGTGACAGTTGCTGCGGGCTTTTTGCAAAATTCAGGGTTAATTCGTTACCGTCGCGGATGGATTACCATTACCAATCGAGAGGGTTTAAAAGCCGCATCCTGCGAATGCTATGGGATTGTTCGGCAAGAATACCATCGTTTGTTAGATTTTAAAGACAGCACAGTCTAA
- a CDS encoding glycosyltransferase family protein, with protein MPATPIKMLSNLKKGQKLRIALYSHDTMGLGHKRRNLLIAQSLASSALNADILMISGMSEMTQVGTHPNIEYLTLPALYKTSEGDYQARRLAMSLDEIIHLRSQVIRTAIKNFQPDVFIVDNVPRGAMGELNDTLKYLRNQGNTLCILGLRDILDTPDVINRNWKKVNNEKAIRRYYNALWVYGDPTVYNLVKEYQFEPDIARKVYYTGYLDQRIRRNYSQTEQKQSLTLSSGRLALCLVGGGQDGSNLAETFAQTQLPTNMQGVILAGPLMPRHLRQQLKEYTASRPNLQVLDYVSEPTFLLEKADIVVAMGGYNTTCEILSFEKPSLIVPRIEPREEQLIRAQRLQELGLVDMLHPNHLTPQALSQWLSQEAKTPKVHQTLDFQGLNRIPQLVAEMLDTTLFQHLKAS; from the coding sequence ATGCCAGCCACACCCATTAAAATGTTATCCAATCTCAAAAAGGGTCAAAAATTGAGAATCGCCCTTTATTCCCACGATACCATGGGATTAGGACATAAACGCCGGAACCTATTGATTGCCCAAAGTTTAGCATCTTCCGCGCTCAATGCTGACATTTTAATGATTAGTGGAATGAGTGAAATGACGCAAGTGGGAACTCATCCTAACATTGAATATTTAACCTTACCTGCACTTTATAAAACTTCTGAGGGAGACTATCAAGCGCGTCGTTTAGCGATGTCCCTCGACGAAATTATTCATTTGCGATCACAGGTTATTCGTACAGCAATTAAGAATTTTCAACCGGATGTTTTTATTGTTGATAATGTTCCGAGGGGAGCAATGGGAGAACTAAATGACACCTTAAAATATCTCCGCAATCAAGGTAACACTTTATGTATTTTAGGGTTACGCGATATTTTAGATACCCCAGATGTTATTAATAGAAATTGGAAAAAAGTTAACAATGAAAAAGCCATTCGCCGTTATTATAATGCCCTGTGGGTTTATGGTGATCCAACGGTTTATAATTTAGTGAAGGAATATCAGTTTGAACCGGATATTGCTCGCAAAGTTTATTATACAGGATATCTCGATCAACGAATCAGACGGAACTATTCTCAAACAGAACAAAAACAGTCCCTAACTCTTTCATCAGGACGGTTAGCCTTATGTTTAGTCGGTGGGGGACAAGATGGAAGTAACTTAGCCGAAACCTTTGCTCAAACGCAATTACCAACTAATATGCAAGGTGTCATTTTAGCAGGACCCTTGATGCCGCGTCACTTGCGTCAACAGCTAAAAGAATATACAGCCAGTCGTCCCAATTTACAGGTATTAGACTACGTTTCTGAACCCACTTTTTTACTAGAAAAAGCTGATATTGTTGTCGCAATGGGAGGCTACAACACGACTTGCGAGATTTTATCCTTTGAAAAACCTTCCTTAATTGTTCCTCGTATTGAACCAAGGGAAGAACAATTAATTAGGGCGCAACGGTTACAAGAATTAGGGTTAGTTGATATGTTACACCCTAATCATCTTACCCCCCAAGCATTAAGTCAATGGTTATCTCAAGAAGCTAAAACCCCAAAAGTCCATCAAACCCTTGATTTTCAAGGCTTAAACCGGATTCCCCAATTGGTAGCAGAAATGTTAGATACAACCTTGTTTCAACATCTAAAAGCCAGTTAA
- a CDS encoding ABC transporter substrate-binding protein, translating into MINCFSLNFKQLGRLGRFFALFSLCFFLTVACNQQKTSEPIQGTPPNSDRITIGTIAKPRTIDPADSYELSGLILIYNLTDTLYSYELGTTTLKPQLAAEMPKISADGLTYTIPLRQGVTFHDDTPFNAEAMVFSLERFMKNGGKPSFLLADTIDTVKATGDYEITITLKKPFSAFPALLAYPGAAAVSPKAYEIGAGKFQPDRLVGTGPYKLAAFSSDSVQLEVFDKYWGEKPKNQGINLQIYPDNPANLFNAFKTKAVDVAYQSLLAQQIKALKEQATQGQGQVIEAPGTAIAFMALNLNSDSLKNKPVRQAIAALMNRQLLIDRVLQGQGEPLYSMIPNAFEASQPVFKDRYGDANKEEALKFLTEAGYSAEKPVPVEIWHTSSSTNASQVAAILKELGKRDLGGVIEFQPNSIASAAFFKNLAQGLYPATLSNWYPDFLDADNYIYPFLHCAKGSPEQGCSEGGSQAQGSFYYSDRINELIDQQRREANPEKRQAIFKEIQTILAEDVPFIPLWQTKEYAFAQNNINGITINPSQTFPFWTISRGTK; encoded by the coding sequence ATGATTAACTGTTTTTCCTTAAATTTTAAACAATTGGGGCGATTAGGACGATTTTTTGCCCTGTTTAGTCTATGTTTTTTCTTAACGGTCGCTTGTAACCAACAAAAGACTAGCGAACCTATCCAGGGAACGCCACCGAATAGCGATCGCATCACCATCGGAACCATTGCCAAACCCCGCACCATCGATCCCGCCGATAGCTACGAATTATCCGGCTTAATCCTTATTTATAACCTCACCGATACCCTTTATAGCTACGAACTGGGAACCACAACCCTAAAGCCCCAATTAGCCGCCGAAATGCCTAAAATTAGTGCCGATGGCTTAACCTATACCATCCCCCTCCGTCAAGGAGTCACCTTCCACGACGACACTCCTTTTAACGCCGAAGCGATGGTATTTTCCTTAGAACGCTTCATGAAAAATGGCGGTAAACCCTCCTTCTTGTTAGCAGACACCATCGACACGGTAAAAGCCACAGGAGACTATGAAATCACCATTACCCTGAAAAAACCCTTTTCCGCCTTCCCTGCCCTATTAGCCTATCCTGGGGCTGCTGCGGTGTCTCCAAAAGCCTACGAAATTGGGGCAGGAAAGTTTCAACCCGATCGCTTAGTGGGAACCGGTCCTTACAAATTAGCAGCCTTTAGCAGTGATTCAGTGCAGTTAGAGGTCTTTGACAAATACTGGGGAGAAAAACCGAAAAACCAGGGAATTAACCTACAAATTTACCCCGATAACCCCGCTAATTTATTTAATGCCTTTAAAACAAAAGCCGTTGATGTCGCCTATCAATCTTTGTTAGCGCAACAGATCAAAGCCCTCAAAGAACAAGCCACTCAAGGACAGGGACAAGTTATTGAAGCCCCAGGAACCGCGATCGCCTTTATGGCACTTAATCTTAACAGTGACTCCCTCAAAAATAAACCCGTTCGTCAAGCGATCGCCGCTTTAATGAACCGTCAATTACTCATAGATCGGGTTTTGCAAGGTCAAGGAGAACCCCTCTACAGTATGATTCCAAACGCCTTTGAAGCCTCACAACCCGTCTTTAAAGACCGTTATGGGGATGCTAATAAAGAAGAAGCCCTAAAATTCCTGACAGAAGCGGGATATTCTGCCGAGAAGCCCGTCCCTGTTGAAATCTGGCACACTTCTAGTTCCACCAATGCCAGTCAGGTTGCTGCTATTCTCAAAGAATTAGGCAAACGGGACTTAGGAGGAGTCATTGAATTTCAACCCAATAGTATTGCCTCAGCAGCCTTTTTTAAGAACCTTGCCCAAGGATTATATCCCGCGACTTTATCCAATTGGTATCCCGACTTTTTGGATGCCGATAACTATATTTATCCCTTCTTACATTGTGCCAAAGGCAGCCCAGAACAAGGGTGTAGTGAAGGAGGATCGCAAGCCCAAGGGTCATTTTATTACAGCGATCGCATCAATGAATTAATCGATCAACAACGTCGTGAAGCCAACCCCGAAAAACGCCAAGCGATCTTCAAAGAAATTCAAACTATCTTAGCCGAAGATGTTCCTTTTATTCCCCTCTGGCAAACCAAAGAATATGCCTTTGCTCAAAATAATATTAATGGGATCACAATTAATCCTAGTCAAACTTTTCCTTTTTGGACAATTAGTCGGGGAACAAAGTAA
- a CDS encoding glycosyltransferase family 4 protein yields the protein MRIAYICADRGIPVFGQKGCSIHVQEVIRGFLKQKAEVHLFTPRIDDNSPEDLAEVKLHALLPIPKVNQEIREKMALSTNAQIESELEWLDPFDFVYERYSLWSYSAMEYAQRKGIPGILEVNAPLILEQRQHRGLVHLEEAETVAKRVFNAATVIIAVSENIKDYLTQYVKDTNKIKVIPNGVNPHRFIPKMDNNPSSSEFTIGFVGSLKPWHGLPILIEAFAQFHNNYPHSKLLIIGDGPERDRLLHEITHKNLQSVVELTGAVSPHLIPSLLTQIDVAVAPYPPMENFYFSPLKVYEYMIAGLPVVASRIGQLSELIEDGSNGLLCPPGDVNALATALEQLWRSPELRYQLGTQARQTILANYTWDQVVQRILQLAEHSRNRHLLVS from the coding sequence ATGCGTATCGCTTATATTTGTGCTGATCGTGGTATTCCCGTTTTTGGACAAAAAGGTTGTTCCATTCATGTCCAAGAAGTCATTAGAGGTTTCCTGAAACAAAAAGCAGAAGTCCATTTATTTACTCCTCGTATTGATGATAATTCTCCTGAAGATTTAGCCGAAGTCAAACTTCATGCACTCTTACCTATTCCTAAAGTTAATCAAGAAATACGCGAAAAAATGGCTCTTTCTACGAATGCCCAAATAGAAAGCGAATTAGAATGGCTTGACCCCTTTGACTTCGTCTATGAAAGATATTCATTATGGAGTTATAGTGCCATGGAATACGCTCAAAGAAAAGGCATTCCAGGCATTTTAGAAGTCAATGCACCCTTAATTTTAGAACAACGTCAACATCGCGGTTTAGTTCATTTAGAAGAAGCAGAAACCGTTGCTAAAAGAGTCTTTAATGCTGCAACTGTTATTATTGCTGTTTCTGAAAACATCAAAGATTATCTAACTCAATACGTCAAAGACACCAATAAAATCAAGGTTATTCCTAATGGTGTCAACCCCCATCGCTTTATCCCTAAAATGGATAATAATCCCTCATCGTCTGAGTTCACTATCGGGTTTGTCGGATCACTAAAACCGTGGCATGGTTTACCCATTTTAATCGAAGCTTTTGCCCAATTTCACAACAATTATCCCCACAGCAAACTATTAATTATTGGGGATGGACCCGAACGCGATCGCCTACTGCACGAAATTACTCACAAAAATCTACAATCGGTCGTAGAATTGACAGGGGCAGTCTCTCCTCATCTTATCCCCTCATTATTAACCCAAATAGATGTAGCCGTTGCTCCCTATCCCCCCATGGAGAATTTTTACTTCTCTCCTCTGAAAGTCTATGAATACATGATTGCGGGTTTGCCTGTGGTAGCAAGTCGCATCGGACAACTGAGTGAACTCATCGAAGACGGGAGTAATGGGTTATTATGTCCCCCTGGTGACGTAAATGCCCTAGCAACTGCCTTGGAACAGTTATGGCGATCGCCCGAACTTCGTTATCAATTAGGAACCCAAGCACGTCAAACCATCCTGGCTAATTATACCTGGGATCAAGTCGTACAACGCATTCTTCAGTTAGCTGAACACTCAAGGAACAGACACCTCCTTGTATCGTGA
- a CDS encoding phosphotransferase, whose amino-acid sequence MNNLVKDPFNLLSDPNLAFLGDALSPDKVEQMFKQFYPWLVKNSSICSIEVIRYKPQKRCLIEYSFQGKNKISFLGKVRFKGTDTNSYYLQQYLWQNGFNDQSLDHVSVPEPVAIFPQWKMWLQRKVPGVMATDLLTTSEGINIAPKIAYTAHKLHQLRRESKRYHRIADELDILHQKLPMVSQLYPHWQTRINRILQECDRLVKNLPSLPPLGIHRDFYPDQIIINGSRVYLLDLDLYCHGDPSLDIGNFLAHITEYSLRTLGHFAALKQQEIALENEFIKLAGEHTREPIKIYKLLTLVRHIFLSTQFPERSIYTEALMQLSEEQLINI is encoded by the coding sequence ATGAATAATTTAGTCAAAGATCCTTTTAATCTACTTTCTGATCCTAATTTAGCCTTTCTTGGTGATGCTTTATCCCCTGATAAAGTCGAACAAATGTTTAAACAATTTTATCCATGGTTGGTTAAAAATAGTTCCATCTGTTCAATTGAAGTTATTCGTTATAAACCTCAAAAACGCTGTTTAATTGAATATAGCTTTCAGGGAAAAAATAAGATCAGTTTTCTGGGAAAAGTCCGCTTTAAAGGAACCGATACTAATAGTTATTATCTGCAACAGTATCTCTGGCAAAATGGCTTTAATGATCAGAGTCTTGATCATGTTTCTGTTCCTGAACCTGTGGCAATTTTTCCTCAGTGGAAAATGTGGCTACAGCGTAAAGTTCCTGGGGTAATGGCTACTGATTTATTAACCACATCTGAGGGGATAAATATTGCTCCTAAAATTGCCTACACTGCCCATAAATTACATCAATTGAGAAGAGAGTCAAAGCGTTATCATAGAATTGCTGATGAACTGGATATATTACACCAAAAATTACCCATGGTCAGTCAATTATATCCCCATTGGCAAACGCGAATTAATCGAATTTTGCAAGAGTGCGATCGCCTAGTTAAAAATTTACCTTCCCTTCCTCCTCTTGGGATTCATCGAGATTTTTATCCCGATCAAATTATCATCAATGGTTCCCGTGTTTATTTACTCGATCTAGATTTATATTGTCATGGTGATCCCAGTCTAGATATTGGTAATTTTCTTGCCCATATAACCGAGTATAGTTTACGAACTTTAGGTCATTTTGCAGCCCTAAAACAACAAGAAATTGCTTTAGAAAACGAATTTATTAAATTAGCGGGAGAACACACAAGAGAACCGATTAAAATCTATAAACTTTTAACCTTAGTTCGTCATATCTTTTTAAGTACTCAATTTCCTGAACGATCAATTTATACAGAGGCTTTAATGCAATTATCTGAAGAACAATTGATAAATATTTAA